One window of the Gavia stellata isolate bGavSte3 chromosome 9, bGavSte3.hap2, whole genome shotgun sequence genome contains the following:
- the ZFYVE27 gene encoding protrudin isoform X2 — MQAVERDGAGGGPEGAAGGGEAPPEPSPPKAAAAFDLLELVRSYRRLELYLEPLRDAAEGVRSLLRWQRPVCSLLVCLGLNFLLLTLGQAAWYSVLALLVVVPALLGYLQETCRAQPSEPELVRRRYHSVRREDLRRVQLSRQEAIAQVKSFLIQLEGFLSGMCCNCEAVYRVLYWENPAVSSQFYGALLGFVCILYLLPLCWVLAILNSTLFLGNTQFYQVITEFKASIEQCVGTKPLESTPEPAEPLPAAPPPDRTPTPTTTEDLTPGSVEEAEEAEPDEEFKDAIEEDDESSQCSADFDLSLPDNGFMSKNEVIRSKVSRLTERLRKRYPSNNFGSCTGCAATFSVLKKRRSCSNCGNSFCSRCCSFKVPKAVMGATAPEAQRETVFVCALCNQVLIK; from the exons GAACTGGTGCGGAGCTACCGGCGGCTGGAGCTCTACCTGGAGCCACTGCGGGACGCCGCCGAGGGCGTCCGCTCCCTCCTCCG GTGGCAGCGGCCCGTGTGCTCCCTCCTCGTCTGCCTCGGCCTCAACTTTCTCCTGCTCACCCTCGGCCAAG CTGCCTGGTACTCGGTGCTCGCCCTGTTGGTCGTGGTGCCGGCCCTGCTGGGCTACCTGCAGGAGACTTGCCGGGCCCAGCCCTCGGAGCCGGAGCTGGTGCGCAGGAGGTACCACAGTGTCCGCCGGGAGGACCTGCGCAGGGTGCAGCTCTCGCGACAGGAGGCCATCGCCCAGGTCAAGAGCTT CCTGATCCAGCTGGAGGGGTTCCTGAGTGGCATGTGCTGCAACTGCGAGGCAGTGTACCGTGTACTGTACTGGGAGAACCCCGCTGTCTCTTCCCA gTTTTATGGGGCACTGTTGGGCTTTGTCTGCATCCTTTacctgctgcccctctgctgGGTCCTGGCTATTCTCAACAGCACCCTCTTCTTGGGCAACACCCAGTTCTACCAAG TGATAACGGAGTTCAAAGCCTCGATTGAGCAGTGTGTGGGCACCAAACCCCTTGAGAGCACTCCAGAGCCTGCCGAACCCCTGCCAGCTGCTCCTCCCCCAGATCGGACCCCCACACCCACCACCACAGAG GACCTTACCCCTGGCAGCgtggaggaggcagaggaggcagagcctgACGAAGAGTTCAAAGATGCTATCGAG gaGGATGACGAGAGCTCTCAGTGCTCAGCAGATTTTGACCTCAGCCTCCCGGACAATGGTTTTATGAGCAAAAATGAGGTCATCCGCAGCAAGGTGTCACGCCTGACCGAGCGCCTGCGCAAGCGCTACCCCAGCAACAACTTTG GGAGCTGCACGGGCTGTGCAGCCACCTTCTCTGTGCTCAAGAAGAGG CGGAGCTGCAGTAACTGTGGGAACAGCTTCTGCTCCAGGTGTTGCTCCTTCAAAGTCCCCAAGGCTGTGATGGGAGCCACGG ccCCAGAGGCTCAGAGGGAGACAGTGTTCGTGTGTGCTCTGTGCAACCAGGTGCTCATCAAGTGA
- the ZFYVE27 gene encoding protrudin isoform X1, whose amino-acid sequence MQAVERDGAGGGPEGAAGGGEAPPEPSPPKAAAAFDLLELVRSYRRLELYLEPLRDAAEGVRSLLRWQRPVCSLLVCLGLNFLLLTLGQAAWYSVLALLVVVPALLGYLQETCRAQPSEPELVRRRYHSVRREDLRRVQLSRQEAIAQVKSFLIQLEGFLSGMCCNCEAVYRVLYWENPAVSSQFYGALLGFVCILYLLPLCWVLAILNSTLFLGNTQFYQVITEFKASIEQCVGTKPLESTPEPAEPLPAAPPPDRTPTPTTTEDLTPGSVEEAEEAEPDEEFKDAIEENQLLVMEDDESSQCSADFDLSLPDNGFMSKNEVIRSKVSRLTERLRKRYPSNNFGSCTGCAATFSVLKKRRSCSNCGNSFCSRCCSFKVPKAVMGATAPEAQRETVFVCALCNQVLIK is encoded by the exons GAACTGGTGCGGAGCTACCGGCGGCTGGAGCTCTACCTGGAGCCACTGCGGGACGCCGCCGAGGGCGTCCGCTCCCTCCTCCG GTGGCAGCGGCCCGTGTGCTCCCTCCTCGTCTGCCTCGGCCTCAACTTTCTCCTGCTCACCCTCGGCCAAG CTGCCTGGTACTCGGTGCTCGCCCTGTTGGTCGTGGTGCCGGCCCTGCTGGGCTACCTGCAGGAGACTTGCCGGGCCCAGCCCTCGGAGCCGGAGCTGGTGCGCAGGAGGTACCACAGTGTCCGCCGGGAGGACCTGCGCAGGGTGCAGCTCTCGCGACAGGAGGCCATCGCCCAGGTCAAGAGCTT CCTGATCCAGCTGGAGGGGTTCCTGAGTGGCATGTGCTGCAACTGCGAGGCAGTGTACCGTGTACTGTACTGGGAGAACCCCGCTGTCTCTTCCCA gTTTTATGGGGCACTGTTGGGCTTTGTCTGCATCCTTTacctgctgcccctctgctgGGTCCTGGCTATTCTCAACAGCACCCTCTTCTTGGGCAACACCCAGTTCTACCAAG TGATAACGGAGTTCAAAGCCTCGATTGAGCAGTGTGTGGGCACCAAACCCCTTGAGAGCACTCCAGAGCCTGCCGAACCCCTGCCAGCTGCTCCTCCCCCAGATCGGACCCCCACACCCACCACCACAGAG GACCTTACCCCTGGCAGCgtggaggaggcagaggaggcagagcctgACGAAGAGTTCAAAGATGCTATCGAG GAGAACCAGCTGCTGGTCATG gaGGATGACGAGAGCTCTCAGTGCTCAGCAGATTTTGACCTCAGCCTCCCGGACAATGGTTTTATGAGCAAAAATGAGGTCATCCGCAGCAAGGTGTCACGCCTGACCGAGCGCCTGCGCAAGCGCTACCCCAGCAACAACTTTG GGAGCTGCACGGGCTGTGCAGCCACCTTCTCTGTGCTCAAGAAGAGG CGGAGCTGCAGTAACTGTGGGAACAGCTTCTGCTCCAGGTGTTGCTCCTTCAAAGTCCCCAAGGCTGTGATGGGAGCCACGG ccCCAGAGGCTCAGAGGGAGACAGTGTTCGTGTGTGCTCTGTGCAACCAGGTGCTCATCAAGTGA
- the GOLGA7B gene encoding golgin subfamily A member 7B, with protein MATEVHSLQELRRSASLATKVFVQRDYSDGTTCQFQTKFPPELESRIERQLFEETVKTLNGFYAEAEKIGGSSYLEGCLACATAYFIFLCMETHYEKVLKKISKYIQEQNEKIYAPRGLLLTDPLERGMRVIEISIYEDRCSSGSSSSGSSSSSSGGGGGGAGGR; from the exons ATGGCCACGGAG GTGCACAGCCTGCAGGAGCTGCGGCGCAGCGCATCCCTGGCCACCAAGGTCTTCGTGCAGCGGGATTACAGCGATGGGACCACGTGCCAATTCCAGACAAAGTTCCCCCCTGAGCTGGAGAGCCGG ATTGAGCGGCAGCTCTTTGAGGAAACTGTGAAAACCCTAAACGGCTTCTATGCTGAGGCGGAGAAGATTGGGGGCAGCTCGTACCTGGAGGGGTGCCTGGCCTGTGCCACCGCCTATTTCATCTTCCTCTGCATGGAGACGCACTACGAGAAG GTCCTGAAGAAGATCTCCAAGTACATCCAGGAGCAGAACGAGAAGATCTATGCGCCACGGGGGCTGCTGCTCACTGACCCCCTGGAGCGTGGCATGAGGGTC ATCGAGATCTCCATCTATGAGGACCGGTGCAGCAGTGGCAGCTCCAGCAgcggcagctccagcagcagcagtggtggcGGGGGTGGCGGGGCAGGGGGCCGGTGA
- the SFRP5 gene encoding secreted frizzled-related protein 5 isoform X1 has protein sequence MPRAGGPPGGRGTALLALALALAGSPGGGQHYDYYGWQPESLPHGRFYGREPQCLDIPPDMQLCRDVGYKRMRLPNLLEHETMAEAKQQAGSWVPLLAKQCHTDTQLFLCSLFAPVCLDRPVYPCRSLCEVVRDSCAPVMESYGFPWPEMLHCGKFPSDHELCIAVQFGNSKATPPPVSKICTQCEMEHKADGMMEQMCSSDFVVKMRIKEMTEENGERRLVAAQKKKVLKLGPLKRKDTKKMVLHMRNAGSCPCPQLDSLSGSFLVMGRKVGSRLLLLAIYPWQKHNKEMKFAVKFMFSYPCPLYHPLLYGAGQH, from the exons atgccgcgggcgggcggccccccggggggccggggcacgGCGCTGCTGGCCCTGGCGCTGGCGCTGGCGGGGTCCCCGGGCGGCGGGCAGCACTACGACTACTACGGGTGGCAGCCCGAGAGCCTGCCCCACGGGCGCTTCTACGGGCGGGAGCCGCAGTGCCTCGACATCCCGCCCGACATGCAGCTCTGCCGCGACGTGGGCTACAAGCGCATGCGGCTGCCCAACCTGCTGGAGCACGAGACCATGGCCGAGGCCAAGCAGCAGGCCGGCAGCTGGGTGCCCCTGCTCGCCAAGCAGTGCCACACCGACACacagctcttcctctgctccctcttCGCCCCTGTCTGCCTCGACCGGCCCGTCTACCCCTGTCGCTCCCTCTGCGAGGTGGTGCGCGACTCCTGCGCCCCTGTCATGGAGTCCTACGGCTTCCCCTGGCCCGAGATGCTGCACTGTGGCAAGTTTCCCTCCGACCATGAGCTCTGCATCGCCGTCCAGTTCGGGAACAGCAAGGCCACCCCGCCGCCAG TGTCCAAGATCTGCACCCAGTGTGAGATGGAGCACAAGGCAGATGGCATGATGGAGCAGATGTGCTCTAGCGACTTCG TGGTGAAGATGCGCATCAAGGAGATGACAGAGGAGAACGGGGAGCGGCGGCTGGTGGCTGCTCAGAAGAAGAAGGTGCTGAAGCTGGGCCCGCTCAAGCGCAAGGACACCAAGAAGATGGTGCTGCACATGAGGAATGCaggctcctgcccctgcccccaGCTCGACAGCCTCAGCGGCAGCTTCCTGGTGATGGGCCGCAAGGTGGGCAGCCGCCTGCTCCTCCTCGCCATCTACCCCTGGCAGAAGCACAACAAGGAGATGAAGTTTGCCGTCAAGTTCATGTTCTCCTACCCCTGCCCCCTCTACCACCCCCTGCTCTACGGGGCCGGGCAGCACTAG
- the SFRP5 gene encoding secreted frizzled-related protein 5 isoform X2, which yields MWVRFPARTALLALALALAGSPGGGQHYDYYGWQPESLPHGRFYGREPQCLDIPPDMQLCRDVGYKRMRLPNLLEHETMAEAKQQAGSWVPLLAKQCHTDTQLFLCSLFAPVCLDRPVYPCRSLCEVVRDSCAPVMESYGFPWPEMLHCGKFPSDHELCIAVQFGNSKATPPPVSKICTQCEMEHKADGMMEQMCSSDFVVKMRIKEMTEENGERRLVAAQKKKVLKLGPLKRKDTKKMVLHMRNAGSCPCPQLDSLSGSFLVMGRKVGSRLLLLAIYPWQKHNKEMKFAVKFMFSYPCPLYHPLLYGAGQH from the exons ATGTGGGTGAGGttcccagcac gcacgGCGCTGCTGGCCCTGGCGCTGGCGCTGGCGGGGTCCCCGGGCGGCGGGCAGCACTACGACTACTACGGGTGGCAGCCCGAGAGCCTGCCCCACGGGCGCTTCTACGGGCGGGAGCCGCAGTGCCTCGACATCCCGCCCGACATGCAGCTCTGCCGCGACGTGGGCTACAAGCGCATGCGGCTGCCCAACCTGCTGGAGCACGAGACCATGGCCGAGGCCAAGCAGCAGGCCGGCAGCTGGGTGCCCCTGCTCGCCAAGCAGTGCCACACCGACACacagctcttcctctgctccctcttCGCCCCTGTCTGCCTCGACCGGCCCGTCTACCCCTGTCGCTCCCTCTGCGAGGTGGTGCGCGACTCCTGCGCCCCTGTCATGGAGTCCTACGGCTTCCCCTGGCCCGAGATGCTGCACTGTGGCAAGTTTCCCTCCGACCATGAGCTCTGCATCGCCGTCCAGTTCGGGAACAGCAAGGCCACCCCGCCGCCAG TGTCCAAGATCTGCACCCAGTGTGAGATGGAGCACAAGGCAGATGGCATGATGGAGCAGATGTGCTCTAGCGACTTCG TGGTGAAGATGCGCATCAAGGAGATGACAGAGGAGAACGGGGAGCGGCGGCTGGTGGCTGCTCAGAAGAAGAAGGTGCTGAAGCTGGGCCCGCTCAAGCGCAAGGACACCAAGAAGATGGTGCTGCACATGAGGAATGCaggctcctgcccctgcccccaGCTCGACAGCCTCAGCGGCAGCTTCCTGGTGATGGGCCGCAAGGTGGGCAGCCGCCTGCTCCTCCTCGCCATCTACCCCTGGCAGAAGCACAACAAGGAGATGAAGTTTGCCGTCAAGTTCATGTTCTCCTACCCCTGCCCCCTCTACCACCCCCTGCTCTACGGGGCCGGGCAGCACTAG